The sequence ttTCATAAGAATTTCGAAACAGTGAAAAAcgttaataaaaaaatgcGTTCGATACTCGATCTCGCTCATCATTATCCTAGTGGAACACTTCTTTGTCTCAGGGAACCATCAATCTCATTTTTGCATTCACTAGAATTTCGTAGTGTAGCAGGATATTGCATGAGTAATGTTCACCTGGTAAGTACATAAATTTCTCATTATTTGTCGATGAGCGTTTATCGTCCAGTTTAGAAAAACACATAGCTAGACTTAAAAGTTCGACATcgttttatatatatagaagaGGTTTCTTTGTTAAGAACAGTAATTGTAACTAATATGTTAGAACTTTGTATGTCCTAGCATAAGAACAAGCAAACATACGTTCGTTATTAGCATGGCAGAAGCAGTTCAACCGAATCTAGACAATAGTTATCTATTTTACCTATCCATCTCCGACGACAGATATTTAGCATCTGCCTGCCCCGACACCAAACAAAGCGAAAAGGTACCGAGAATGACCTCTAGCACAGCTCCAGCGACCAGCAGTTATAACGTCGACAGCATATTCGAGATTGACGACGAGAATATTAGCGCGTGTCCAGAGCTGGCACACAGCGGCTCCACTGGCGCAGAACTGACACCAGGGAATTCGATCCTGAGTGCTCCTACCAGTACAGTCGTGCCTCAAGATTTCATCAATGCTACACAACTAAACTACAGAAAATGGCTGTCCATGCATCTCGATTGCAAGTAACACCGTCGCTTCCGTCTGCATCCTGTATTCACGCATACACACATACAtacctatatatatatatatctgtgCATAATACATGACCAATATAATGTCTGAACACTAACTAAACTGTCATCACCTCACATAACAATGCAATAAGACACCAAATATACATTCCATTTAGTTTACCCGCACCTACAAAAACCATGTGACCACTGACACCAACAGGGTTTAAAACAGACCAACCTTAAAGCAACAGCCCTTCACCTATCGGGCAAGAGTCGCGAAAAAAATACTCTCGGACAGCCAAAGTACATCCCCGTGCCCCCGCTGTCCCCAAATCCTTTACCCAAAACAGCATAGACGCGAaaacacacacatacaTGCACGCACAGAGACAAAGCCGCAGACCCACCCTCAACACATATGCGTGCACGGAGCAGagacaaaaaataaaaattcttcatttCGCGCAGCAACAACCCCAATCACCAAAAGACAGGCCAGACCAGACCGTACTTCTCGAGGACTTTCACGAATGCAccaattttaaagaaaagaagaatgTCGCCGTCGAATTGAGATCCAATTACCGCATGGGGTAACTTATAACCAATATCCCATCgacaaaaaaaacaataacaacaGCTCAGCTCTTTTCTGTGCGAAACGAAAAGCAAGCAAAGCGAATAGTATAGAGAGGTCCCTTCTTGACCTCAAACCCGTATTCTACCGAGTTGTCACAAATATCGAATTGAAATAGCAATATATCTTCTGCTAAATTGAGTTAACGAAACACCAACTACTGTTAAACGCCTTCTATGAGACTGCGTGTTTTCGAGTTTGTATTGGTGCCAGAGGTTGTAACGTTTGGTCAATTTTGGACACAATATTAGCTTTTGTAACAGCACTTTGCGTTACAACTTTCGTAGATTTCGTAGCTTTTGTCGGTGCTCTCTTCGAAAAAGTTACCTTTCCTGAGGTCAACATGGCTGACGGGAAAAATTACCCACGCACCCACATTAGTATGCTGGATATTCTGATAACATCGTTGCCAGCAAGTGAGTTCCTTGCTTGTTGTGCTGGATGAAATCTGGGCTGCTCTGTCGTGCACACACGATTGATGCAGTTTCGAACGTACTATGTCTAACTACTACTGCTAACACAAACACACAAACACACTTAGAACAGCATAGTCGTCACGTCGTATCAGCTTTTGGCGTCGCAAGAAAGGCCATGTAACTAACTTTGAATCATTTGACAACTCTTTAGTCTGCAAGTGAACATACTCTATcctgtttttgttttcttgaATTAGTATGGAGGTACGGTTTTGTTTTAAACTCGTTGTGTTTTGGTGATTTTAGATTACCTTCTCGTAATTGATCCTTTTGTGTTTATTTTAACCTGTTTTGGatcaaaaaaaacaatactCAAACCTCTTTCTCTTTCCTTTGGTTGAAAGGTCCTCTTATTAGCATCACTACAACACGTAGAGTTTTGTAGgttgatttttttcaattgtgtTTTTTTGGGCCTTGGTTCAATAAGGAG comes from Tetrapisispora phaffii CBS 4417 chromosome 4, complete genome and encodes:
- the TPHA0D03630 gene encoding uncharacterized protein (similar to Saccharomyces cerevisiae ICY2 (YPL250C) and ICY1 (YMR195W); ancestral locus Anc_6.285), with the protein product MAEAVQPNLDNSYLFYLSISDDRYLASACPDTKQSEKVPRMTSSTAPATSSYNVDSIFEIDDENISACPELAHSGSTGAELTPGNSILSAPTSTVVPQDFINATQLNYRKWLSMHLDCK